DNA sequence from the Eptesicus fuscus isolate TK198812 chromosome 7, DD_ASM_mEF_20220401, whole genome shotgun sequence genome:
AACAGGGACACTACTGCAATGCAGACTGGGAATGTGTTTTAGCATTACTGTGTATCCTCAATACCAGCTTTCAAAGACATCCAAAGAGCTCTACCATTACATGCTGTGCCACTTGAATCTCATGACTCTGAGACACAGGGAGAGAAGATGTAGTTCTAATACCCAATTCTAAATTTGCTCTTTACCTCCATATAAGCCGCTTTAACCCAAAATCTGTGCTGTCAGTCTCTATAGTCATAACAAAGAGACTTACGTTTTGATGATTTTGAGATACTTTATGGTCTGTATGAGTGATAAAAAATTTCCTCTTAATTTTCTACTATGAATTTACCTATCATAGATAAGCTACAAGTTTAttgagagattttaggggagCCATTTATAGATAAAGCTGAGCCATGCCCCTTGGACTTTTAAGAGGTCCAGAGAATTGATAGACCCCTTAATTTTTGTTCCACAGAATCATCCTGATGTCGCAAACAAATTGGCTACTTGTCCCTTCAATGCTCGCCATCAGGTTCCTCGGACCGAAATCAGTCATCATATTTCAAGCTGTGATGACAAGAGTTGTATAGAGCAAGACATTGGTAAGACAGACTAGCTAAAATGTTTTGGTACTAGAGGTTAGCCCCTTTAAATTTGTGTTATCCTACATTGTCACCTTGATTTTTGGCTTTCCATATTGAAGAACACTTTCAGCAGGAAAAGGATGTCAGGTTGTTTTTGTCAGAATGCTTTCTCTTCTAAACAGCCTGATTCACTTTACCAATAATTCATCTAACTAAAAAAATCCTTTTACCACAGAtatgataaatatatttgtttctgcTGTTTCTTTCATGTGCTCTCTCAGCAAGGGGATAAGACCACTCTGTATATCTTTGAGAAACAAAGACCCATTGGGCTACCCTGCAACATCTTTGGCCACTAACCCCTTTAAACATAAGTTAGCAATGTCCCGTTCTCATGTCAAAATCTCTATTGTCTTTCAGTCAACCAAACCCGGAACCTTGGACAAGAGACTCTGGTTGAGAGCACATGGCAGTGCCCTCCTTGTGATGAAGACTGGGATAAAGGTAAGTGCTTCTGCATCTTTTTCTGCACAATATCTAAATCTCAAGTCATTTGCTTTagacagaaggaagattttccttttttatgaacATGCCATGTTGTTCAGAatgctttgttatttttattgggcCCCAAAACGAGCACATTTGTATGTTTGTGCAGACACGTGGAACAGCCTCTCCCTTCTTGATTGGAAAAAGCACTTCTTTACATCTGTTTTTTTCCATAAATTGTGCTATGCCATCTGTGTTTGGCTGTTACTAGGCacgtttattattatttatgtcgTTTGTGTTTATATTCTTCAATTAAATTCCTGCTACTGTGTCACTTAGGCAAGGTACTTGATCAATTTTTACTTCCTTCTCTAAACTTAGGTGTGTTATTTCCCATCTTACAAATTAAACTAGCATAAACTGGTGTCTTATAAGACCACAAACTATGTTTTGCTTCCTTTGGCAGATTTGTGGGAACAGACCAGCACCCCATTTGTCTGGGGCACAGCCAACTACTGTGGCAAGAACAGGTAAATGAAATTGTCTCATTCCCAGCATTGTCTCCCCAAATCAGAGTGCTTTGTTACCAAAAACAGCCACCGAAGCATGAATTGATCTCTTTCCTTGATGACGTTACTTGGTAGTAACTTAGTCTAGATATTGTTTTGgtggattatttttcttatttcttccttgattcaTAAAAGGGTTACATGCTTTGTGTTAATCACTGTGGGAACACAGAAATACTAGCTTATAGTCTAGCAAAGGAGACAGTGGTGCCAGATATTATGTCTTAGTTGAGTTTTTTACTAGgttcatattattttaatgcttaaaaaaaatcCCCAGCTATACTACGTGGATCATTTTTACTCTTGGTAACTAGTGTTTAAGGAAAAAGTAATCTTAAAAGTTGTTTGTTTAAGAGTGGAGAATCCAAAACACCTGTTGGGTAGGGGGAAAAATTGCATCTCTTCTTCCCACTGATTTTGCATATAATTTTGAAGTCTATAAGATTTCTCATTATTATTTGATCTTTAACCCTTAGATC
Encoded proteins:
- the GTSF1 gene encoding gametocyte-specific factor 1 isoform X1, whose amino-acid sequence is MEETYIDSLDPEKLLPCPYDRNHQIRACRFPYHLIKCRKNHPDVANKLATCPFNARHQVPRTEISHHISSCDDKSCIEQDIVNQTRNLGQETLVESTWQCPPCDEDWDKDLWEQTSTPFVWGTANYCGKNSPASNIVMEHKSNLASGMRVPKSLPYVLPWKNNGNAQ
- the GTSF1 gene encoding gametocyte-specific factor 1 isoform X2 codes for the protein MEETYNSLDPEKLLPCPYDRNHQIRACRFPYHLIKCRKNHPDVANKLATCPFNARHQVPRTEISHHISSCDDKSCIEQDIVNQTRNLGQETLVESTWQCPPCDEDWDKDLWEQTSTPFVWGTANYCGKNSPASNIVMEHKSNLASGMRVPKSLPYVLPWKNNGNAQ